The following coding sequences lie in one Microbacterium sp. XT11 genomic window:
- a CDS encoding sugar ABC transporter substrate-binding protein: protein MKVNKRGIAAFGAIAVVSTLSLAGCASGGTADGGSSDGDKDASTLTVWVDAERVDALQDAADAYEKKTGVTVKLLGKSVDDMKDDFIQQVPTGKGPDIVMGAHDWLGELSANGVVAPLELGDSASDYLPVALQAATYDGTVYMLPYAVENIAILRNADLAPEPATSFDDMTAKGGFVVEQGAEGNPYHLYPFQTAFGAPVFGTDSSGSYDPANLQLGSEGGFAFADWLAAQGKNGTGVLNTDVDGEIAKQQFLDGKAAFWLTGPWNVGTAVDAGINVAIDPIPSPSGQTASPFAGVKGFFVSAESKNKVAANDFLVNYIGTEDVQLELFKAGNVLPALTAAADSAASDPIIAGFQAVGADAVPMPAIPAMGSVWQFWGVAEAAIINGADPKATWQKLVDDVTAAIK, encoded by the coding sequence ATGAAGGTGAACAAGAGGGGCATCGCCGCCTTCGGCGCGATCGCCGTGGTTTCGACTCTGTCGCTCGCCGGATGCGCGAGCGGAGGCACCGCGGACGGCGGATCGTCCGACGGGGACAAGGATGCCAGCACGCTCACTGTCTGGGTCGACGCCGAGCGCGTCGACGCGCTGCAGGACGCGGCAGACGCGTACGAGAAGAAGACCGGTGTCACGGTCAAGCTCCTCGGCAAGAGCGTGGATGACATGAAGGACGACTTCATCCAGCAGGTCCCGACCGGCAAGGGCCCCGACATCGTCATGGGCGCGCACGACTGGCTCGGCGAGCTCTCGGCGAACGGCGTCGTCGCTCCGCTCGAGCTCGGTGACTCGGCATCCGACTACCTGCCCGTGGCCCTTCAGGCGGCCACCTACGACGGCACCGTGTACATGCTGCCGTACGCCGTCGAGAACATCGCCATCCTCCGCAACGCCGACCTGGCGCCCGAGCCGGCGACGAGCTTCGACGACATGACGGCGAAGGGCGGCTTCGTCGTCGAGCAGGGTGCCGAGGGCAACCCGTACCACCTGTACCCGTTCCAGACCGCGTTCGGCGCTCCTGTGTTCGGCACCGACAGCTCCGGCAGCTACGACCCGGCCAACCTCCAGCTCGGCAGCGAGGGCGGCTTCGCGTTCGCCGATTGGCTCGCAGCGCAGGGCAAGAACGGCACCGGCGTGCTCAACACCGATGTCGACGGCGAGATCGCCAAGCAGCAGTTCCTCGACGGCAAGGCCGCGTTCTGGCTCACCGGTCCCTGGAACGTGGGCACCGCGGTCGACGCCGGCATCAACGTCGCGATCGACCCGATCCCGAGCCCCAGCGGCCAGACCGCTTCGCCGTTCGCCGGCGTGAAGGGCTTCTTCGTCAGCGCCGAGTCGAAGAACAAGGTCGCCGCGAACGACTTCCTCGTCAACTACATCGGCACGGAAGACGTGCAGCTCGAGCTCTTCAAGGCCGGCAACGTGCTCCCCGCGCTCACCGCGGCCGCTGACAGCGCGGCATCCGACCCGATCATCGCCGGCTTCCAGGCCGTCGGCGCCGACGCCGTTCCCATGCCCGCCATCCCCGCGATGGGCTCGGTGTGGCAGTTCTGGGGCGTCGCCGAGGCCGCGATCATCAACGGCGCGGACCCGAAGGCGACGTGGCAGAAGCTCGTCGACGACGTGACCGCCGCGATCAAGTAA